DNA sequence from the Actinomycetota bacterium genome:
TTCGACGTGCCGCTGGAGCGCCTCTACCTCGACCCGCTGCTCCTGCCGATCGCGGTCGCCCAACAGCAGGCGGCCGAGGCTATCGAGTCGATCGCCATGTTCAAGCAGCTCAACGAACCGCCGCTCAAGACCGTGGTCGGGCTCTCGAACATATACAATGGGTGCCCCGAGCACGTGAAGTCCCCGTTGGCAGCGGCTCTCTTGGCCCTTCTGATTCCTGTCGGCCTCGATGCGGCGATCATGGACCCGAACGACGAGCTGCAGATGGCCGTCGTCAACCAGGACCAGTCGGTGCTTGCCGCCGACACCACGGTCGAGAAATCGATGGCCGTGCTTAGAAACGAGACACTGTACTGCAACTCGTACCTCGACTGATCGATCGTCGCCGAGAGGACCGGCAGTGAGCCAGGACCGTTGCACATGCGCCGAGGAGCAGGAAACCCGCGAGATCGATCTCGCGTTGCTCGACCCTGTCTTCGAGCGCTACGCGGACGATCCCGGAGCACTCATCCCGGTGCTGCAGGCAACTCAGGAGACCTACGGCTACCTCCCCGAACCGGCGATACGCGCAGTCGCGAGTGCGCGCAACGTCCCCCTCTCGGAGGTCTACGGCGTTGCCACGTTCTACGCGCAGTTCCACCTGAGGCCGCGTGCCGAAACGATCGTTCGCATCTGCCATGGCACGGCCTGCCACGTGCGAGGCGCTCCCGAGGTGACCCGCGCGGTCGTCGAAGAACTCGGCGTGAAGGTGGGCGAGACGACTCAAGACCTGGCGTTCACAATTGAGTCTGTCGCGTGCGTGGGCTGCTGCTGTCTCGCACCCGTCATGCTCGTCGGTTCCGAAACCTACGGACAGCTGGACGTAGTGCAGACCCGTCGCATAGCCGCCTCCCTGCGCGAGAAGGCAGATGAGCGAAAGGATGCCCTGGAGTGAGCGGTCCGGTTCCCGTTGAATTGCGTACCCTGGGAGAGTCCGTCGTCATCCGTGTCTGCACAGGCCCGGGATGCGTGGTGAACGGATCACTGAACGTAGCTGACCGTTTCGAGGAAGTCATCGCGGCGGTTGGAGCCGAAGACCGCGTACGCGTTGTGCGGACGGGTTGCCACGGGCTGTGCGAGGAAGGGCCCCTCGTCGCCGTCTCTCCACAAGACATCTTCTACCCGCGCGTGAGCGAGGAGATGGCCGCCCCGATCGTCGAACGACTCATGGAGGATGGCTCCTTCGTGGAGGAGTATCTGTTCCGCCCATC
Encoded proteins:
- a CDS encoding NAD(P)H-dependent oxidoreductase subunit E, producing the protein MSQDRCTCAEEQETREIDLALLDPVFERYADDPGALIPVLQATQETYGYLPEPAIRAVASARNVPLSEVYGVATFYAQFHLRPRAETIVRICHGTACHVRGAPEVTRAVVEELGVKVGETTQDLAFTIESVACVGCCCLAPVMLVGSETYGQLDVVQTRRIAASLREKADERKDALE